In Vicinamibacteria bacterium, the following proteins share a genomic window:
- a CDS encoding cytochrome c: MPPWTEETGWTCARLVARYSVGVAAMRLTVTSVVFAAWAAWGSAIPVAESEPRSVQSGVYTKDQAEEGRKIFDQACLTCHQTEEFSSGGYMESWSGTTVSDFIGLVRSTMPQDSPGRLKQSEYIAIAAFLLELNGVPSGETEMDGKTLKDIKIEGPFIAKED; this comes from the coding sequence ATGCCACCTTGGACCGAGGAGACCGGTTGGACCTGTGCTAGACTCGTCGCTCGATACAGCGTGGGAGTTGCGGCGATGAGGCTAACCGTCACGAGTGTTGTGTTCGCGGCCTGGGCAGCTTGGGGAAGTGCCATCCCCGTGGCCGAGAGCGAGCCCCGGTCCGTTCAATCCGGGGTCTACACCAAAGACCAGGCGGAAGAGGGGCGAAAGATTTTCGATCAGGCGTGCTTGACCTGCCATCAAACGGAGGAGTTCAGCTCGGGCGGGTACATGGAAAGCTGGAGCGGCACGACGGTGAGCGATTTCATCGGCCTGGTGCGCTCTACGATGCCTCAGGACAGCCCCGGGCGGCTCAAACAGAGCGAATACATCGCGATCGCAGCTTTCTTGCTCGAGCTCAACGGAGTCCCCAGTGGGGAGACGGAGATGGACGGCAAAACGCTCAAGGACATCAAGATCGAGGGTCCGTTCATCGCGAAAGAGGATTGA
- the glpK gene encoding glycerol kinase GlpK, with protein sequence MVTPVVAALDQGTTSTRCLFFDPSGRVVASHQLEHRQIYPAPGWVEHDPEEIWQRACDCIRGAIARAGIDTVRIAALGITNQRETTILWDRTTGRPVANAIVWQDTRTDSICDRLAREEGPDRFRAKTGLPLSTYFSGPKIRWLLDRDEGLREAASRGEVLFGNVDSWLIWNLTGGPDGGAHVTDVTNASRTMLFDLDSLSWDEEILEALDIPPAMLPRVRPSSDPAFYGMTREDGPFGGSIPVCGDLGDQQAALCGQACFGRGEAKNTYGTGCFLLLNTGSDPLASSSGLLTTVAYRMADAPAVYALEGSVAIAGALVQWLRDNLGILSSASEVERLAGSVEDNGGMFFVPAFSGLFAPHWRSDARGVMVGLTRYINKGHIARASLEATAFQTKEVLEAMKRDSGFEISSLKVDGGMVVNELLMQFQADLLGVPVIRPRVSETTSLGAAYAAGLAVGFWKDEDELRRHWAMDKKWSPRMDEAERNRLTARWQMAVERALGWV encoded by the coding sequence ATGGTCACGCCGGTCGTAGCCGCTCTGGACCAGGGAACGACGAGCACGAGGTGTCTTTTTTTCGACCCATCGGGACGGGTCGTCGCATCGCACCAGCTCGAGCACCGGCAGATTTACCCGGCCCCAGGGTGGGTAGAGCACGACCCGGAGGAAATATGGCAGCGCGCCTGCGATTGCATCCGTGGCGCGATCGCAAGAGCCGGAATCGATACGGTTCGAATCGCTGCTCTGGGCATCACCAACCAGCGGGAGACGACGATCCTGTGGGACCGCACGACGGGTCGCCCGGTCGCAAACGCCATCGTCTGGCAGGACACCCGGACCGATTCGATCTGCGATCGACTGGCACGCGAGGAAGGGCCGGATCGATTTCGAGCCAAAACCGGCTTGCCCCTGTCGACGTACTTCTCCGGTCCCAAGATTCGATGGCTCCTCGATCGCGACGAGGGACTCCGCGAGGCCGCCTCCCGCGGAGAGGTGCTGTTCGGAAACGTTGATAGTTGGCTCATCTGGAATCTGACCGGTGGCCCCGACGGCGGGGCTCACGTGACGGACGTGACGAATGCGAGCCGCACGATGCTCTTCGATCTCGATTCGCTCTCCTGGGACGAGGAGATTCTGGAAGCGCTCGACATCCCGCCGGCAATGCTCCCCCGGGTGCGTCCCTCATCGGATCCCGCTTTTTACGGGATGACTCGAGAGGATGGGCCGTTCGGCGGGTCGATCCCGGTCTGCGGCGACCTCGGAGATCAACAAGCCGCGCTGTGCGGCCAGGCATGCTTCGGCCGGGGGGAAGCGAAGAATACTTATGGCACGGGCTGCTTCCTGCTACTGAATACGGGATCCGATCCTCTCGCGTCGAGCTCTGGTTTGCTGACGACCGTCGCCTACCGGATGGCCGACGCCCCTGCGGTTTACGCCCTCGAGGGCTCGGTCGCCATCGCCGGGGCTCTGGTGCAATGGCTTCGCGACAATCTGGGAATCCTCTCGTCGGCTTCGGAGGTGGAGCGGCTCGCCGGAAGCGTCGAGGACAACGGCGGCATGTTCTTCGTTCCCGCCTTCTCGGGCTTGTTCGCGCCGCATTGGCGTTCCGACGCCCGCGGCGTCATGGTCGGGTTGACCCGTTACATCAACAAAGGCCATATCGCCCGGGCGAGCCTGGAGGCGACGGCTTTTCAAACGAAGGAGGTTCTCGAAGCGATGAAGCGCGACTCGGGCTTCGAGATTTCCTCTCTCAAAGTGGACGGCGGAATGGTGGTGAACGAGCTCTTGATGCAGTTTCAGGCGGACCTGCTCGGGGTTCCCGTCATCCGTCCTCGAGTGAGTGAAACGACGTCCCTCGGGGCTGCTTATGCCGCCGGTCTCGCCGTCGGTTTCTGGAAGGACGAAGATGAGCTCAGACGACACTGGGCCATGGACAAGAAATGGTCTCCCCGGATGGACGAAGCGGAGCGCAACCGGCTCACCGCGAGATGGCAGATGGCCGTGGAGCGGGCCCTCGGCTGGGTGTAG